CGCCCCGCGGGCAGGTCCTTGCTGCCTGGGCTGCTCAGCCTGACTTTGCTACTCAGAGGGGCCAACTGCACAAAAGCAGGGCCACGGCCCCCAGGTTCCCGTGCCATGCTTGGCCCAAGGAGTGGGCCGGCCGAGCACGGGGCCCCGGTGGCCATCACAGTCATGGTGGTGCTGGTCGTGCTGGTCTGGCGGGTTTGGCACTGGGGCTTAGAGCCCTGAGCTGCCTCCAGCGCCCCAGTGGCCACACTGATCCGGATCACGGCAGGGGTGCCGGCTGCACAGGCCCGACGGGCATCTCGCTGGTGGTTGGCGCCGACACTTGACATGGCTGTAGTGGCAGTGTTGGTGGTGCCCGTCTCATGGGTCTCGCAGGGTGGGTTTGAGCAGCCATGCTGCCCGGCCATGTTGGAGGTGGCGGTGGTGGCGGTGTTGGTGGTGCCCGTCTCATGGGTCTCGCAGGGTGGGTTTGAGCAGACTCGAACCACACTACCATTCTGCTGCCCCACAGTTGAGGTCACAAGAGAAGCAGCTGCCTCCTGTCTGTCACAGACGAACTGCACTTGGGTGGGCTGGGGGTGTCCCCCAAGGTTAGCCACAACAGTGGTGGTGGCTGTGTTGGTGGTGCCAGTCTCGTGGGTCTCACAGGGTGGGTTGGAGCACACCAAGGTGACAGTGCCAGGCTGCACATCACCCTGGCCTGAGTCGGCGATGGTGACTGTGGCAGTGGGCTGTTCTGTAGTCGGGGAGGCCAGAATGGACACAGGGAGGTCGTGCACAGGCTGAGCCTCCACCCCACTGGGTGCCGTGATCAGAGTTACCTGGGTGGGCTGGGACACGGGCTGGGGAGACACACGAGGAAGAGAGTTAGTGCCACAGCTGGCTGTCTGCCTGTCCCTCCCACTGTCCTGCACTGTCACCGCACAGGCTGGGACCACTGACCACTTCTCAATGGCCCTGGCAAACGTAAGACCCACTTGCCCCTGCCCCCAAGACACCGACTTGCTCAGATGCCAAGGAAGAGGCACCACTTTGCCTCAAAGGCAACTAGGATGAGGAAGAGGCTGTGGGGACAGGGCAAGGGGAAGGCAGGAGCCTGGCTGGAGTCAAGTCCTTTGTCAGAGAATGGAAATCTCCCTCAGTGCTCAAAGGCCAACAACAAACGTTTCACCGTTTTCCTTAATACATATGAAGGGAACACCGCACACACATGCAGACGAGCTGCAGTGTCCTCTAGAACACAGCGAGAGGAAGAACTCGGTGTTCAAACACCAGGCATGGCCAAACCATGACGGCCAAACCACGGACTATGACACAGGGACCATGTGACACCAGGAAAAATACCccaggtgggccgggcgcggtcgctcaagcctgtaatcccagcactttgggaggccgagatgggcggatcacgaggtcaggagatcgagaccatcctagctaacacagtgaaaccccgtctctactaaaaatacaaaaacttagccgggcgaggtggcgggcgcctgtagtcccagctactcgggaggctgaggcaggagaatggcgtgaacccgggaggcggagcttgcagtgagctgagatccggctactgcactccagcctgggtgacagagcgagactccgtctcaaaaaaaaaaaaaaaaaaaaaaaaataccccaggTGAGGAAAGGCCCGCCATGGCTGTGCCCGGCAGCAGTGCGACCCCAGGAAGGAAAGGCCTGTGGCTGGACGGTGTGAGCCTCACATGCTTCCACTTGTGTGGGGTCCCTCGCCCACACGTGCCCTCAGGCCCTGCCCTACCTGCATGGTGATGGTTGGGGTCGTGAGCCCGCCTGCCGCTGTCAGCGTGGTCTGTGCGGCAGACACAGTGATGGCAGTGGGGTTGATCACCTGGCTTGAGAGGGTGGCGATGGTGCCCAAGGTGGTGATGGGCGTGGCCAGGGAAGCACTGGTGCTGTGGCCCCCTGCCCCGGCAAGGCTGGTGGAGACCGTGCCTGTCACTGTGCCTAGGGTCGTGACACCTGAAGGAAAGGAGGCAGAGTTGGGCCAAGGCTGCTGCTGTCTCCTTCCCAGCGGCTCCTCCCACACAGGCTGGGGCACTCTGGAGCTGCTTGCACAGACGGTTCGGGAGAGAGCAGCTGCTGTGCCCCCAGCTGTGCCATGGGGATTGGAGGCCAGCCTGCTTCATTATAATCTAGGGGCAGCAGGGGCCCTGGCCTGTGGGTACACACCTGTGGTGCCTTTCACAACCAACGTGGTGACAGCTGGCTTGACAGCGGAGACGGTGACGGGTGTGACTAGGCGAACACCCCCCATGGGCACAGTGCGGAGAATGGTGCCTGGCTGTCCCGGGGCCCCCTTAAGCACCACCTGGAACACCAGAGGAAAGTGCCACCAATGTCACCACCAGGCTGGTGGATGCCGCCGACGCTGCCCCTCCCAGGCCCGTCGGGAGGACCTGCGTGGTGTGCTGGGGTGGACTACACTAGGACACTGGACTGAGAGACGGCTGGGGGTGCCTCACCTGCGTCACTCCCTGCTGCCCATGACCAGTGGCAATTTTGGGGACAGCAGTGATGATTTTGGCAGGTGCTCCAGTTCCTGAAGTCATCACcttggtggtgatgatggtgatgggggACTTGATGCCAGGACTGCTGGTCACACCTGGATGGGAGAGTGGGGGCCCAGGGAAGACAGGTTCTGTGAGGGCTGCCCCTGCTGCCCCTAGATTATAATGAAGATCTACAAGTCACAGCCACAGCCCGGCCCATCTCCCCACCAACCTTAGACACCAAAGGCGGCAAGGAGAAGGTAGAAAAGGGTAAACTAAACGGAAACACAGCACGCCTCATAACCCAGACTCCATTTCCCCTCTAGCGAGGACCTGCAGACATCCGTATGTCGGGGGAGGCCCCTACCTGTGGCGCCCGCCTGGGTGATGATGGCCGACATGGGGATGGTTTTGATGATGGTGGTCGTGCCGGGCTTGGTGGTACTGGGGGAGACGCTACTGATGCCCAGGATGGTGGGCTTGGTCCCCGCCCCGCTGGCCTgcgtggtagtgatgatggtggtgggcTTGCCATCTGCTGAGGTCACCAGCTTCAGGATTGTTCCCGCTGGCAGAGGCCCTTTGGTCTGAAAGAGGGAAGCAGGTGCATGAGCTGGCATCGCTGCCAGGAAGGGAAGTGTGGTCTGGCTACTCTCCGCTGGCAGCCTTGGTGGGTCAGGGAATGTTCTGGAGGCTGTCAGTGAGGGGACTGAGCAGCAGAACCTTCTGAGCCATGTGTGCTCATGGGATCTTCCATGGGCAGGGACGCGAGTTCTTCCTGTGGCCTGGCACCCAGGCCCCCACTCTTGCGTATGTGTAGAGACTGAGAGCTCACCTGGATGATCTGAGTCACAGGACCCGTGGACGCCTGGCCTGTGACTGCTGAAGTCTGAACTGGTTTGGTCTGGACCACCGACATCACTTTGCCCAGATTGGAAATCTAAAAAGGAAGGGATGGAGCAGGGAGTGATCTGGAAACCAAATAAGGGCATGGCCTGGCTGAGACTCTCCTGGAGCTGGCCCAGGGCAGTCAGTCGCCACTGGCAGTGGCCGTAGCCCGGCAGCACCCATCACTCACCAGAGCGCTGCCTCCTGGGACAGAGATGGGGCTCTTCACCAGGGTGATGGTCTTGGTGACCCCGCCCACGACTGTGGTCACCACCTGGGCTTGCTGGGCCACCGTCACAGTGCCTGACTTGTGCACTGTGATGATAGGGCGGGTAGACGTGTTGGTGGCGGAGGAAACCGATGTCCCCACCTGGGCAGCTGCAGTCTTCAGCATGCGAGTGGCAGGGTTGCTCACCTGGAGGAGGCAGAGATGAGTGATGGGCCAGGCAGAGAAACAGATGGGGAAACTACCCAAGAGGTCCATGGCGGGCCCACAGCTCCTGCCTCAACActcaccttcctcctcctcccgctCCCAAGCCCAAGAACAGCTTGGTTCCCCCTTCCTTTAACAGGCAAGGGAGGAGGCTGAGCCCGCAGGTCTCGCCTGAGGTGGTGATGCCCTTAATGGAGACAGCTTATTCTGCAGCCCATGGTCCAACGGCTAGCTCTAAAGCCCGGAGGGAATAACTATGCTTGTTTGATCACAGTGATAAGCCCCGGAAGACACTCACCATGACTGGCGAGGAGGCCACCTTCACAGTGGCTGGGAGGGTGGTAGTGCCAGGTGTCACAGCCATGGTCTTCACGATGGTGGTGCCCGCTGGGACACTCAGCACCGTGGGTGCCGAGGAAGGGGGGATCTTCTGGGTGGCAGCAGCCGCAGCGGCCAGTGCGGCCATCCCACTCATCTGTGGGCTACTGCCAATCACCTGCAGCGGGCACAGGCATGTGAGGCCAGGTCACAGGTGCCACCCACCTCCCTGCTTGGTGGACCTCAACGGAACCTGCCCAGGGGTTCAGCCCTGCTCTGGGGAGCCTCATCCCGCCAGCATGGCTCAGCTTTCTCTACTGCCAGACCCTGCTCTCCTGGCCCCAGACACGGAGAGCTTCCATCACCGACCATGCACAGCAACCCCCGTGGCAAGAGGCGGCTGGGAGCTCTGGATCCTTTCTAAAGACCAGAGTCAGGTCCAGTTCATTCTCATGGGCCTGTGGCAAGCCCAGCTGGCTAGATCCTCCTCTCAGGCTGCAGGACAAGAAAGCCCACATGGCAAATGCCCTTAGGCCTTCTAGGCATTAACTTATTAATTCCCACCACGACCTCACAGGAGCGCTGTCCCGTCTGCACGTCCCAGGAGGGAAAGGCATGAGGTGCGTGGTACCAGAGCCCGAGAGGGATGTGAACCCCTCAGTACACTTGCAACTTAGTCCACTAGATCAGCAGGAAGTCCCACCCGCCCAAGTGACCACTCCTCACCGTCCCCTGGGCACTCTGTGTTGGCACAACCATCCGCACTCCAGCGGGCAGGGAGGTCACGGTGACAGGGGCTTTCCCGGCCTGGCTGGTAGGTCGCATGGTGACCAGTGGAGTTCCTGTTGTAGCCTGAGGACCGGTCACTTTGAGAACAGCAGGGACACCTGATGAGAGAAGGGGCCAGCCGTCAGCCATCACCTTCTGCATGACGTCCCTAGTCCCTAGCCCCTTTGCCGAGGCTCAGCAGGCAGCCCTGAGCCACTTCTATTGGCCTGCTTGTGTGGGAGTCTGGCTCTTCTCTGTGCCCTGAGGGTGATCATCTCCACAGGCGGGGCCAGGCTTTAGCATCCCCCCACGACCCTTGGAGACGAGCCCGAAGCTCCCGGCTGCTGGCCTGCTGTCTAGGCTGCTGTCTCGCAGCCCCTACTTGGCCGCTGCCTCTCCCTGGAGGCCAGCCCCCTACTTTCAAATGTCCCTGGTCCCCTGGCTCACCTTGAGTCCTGGCTGCAGTGGGCACAGAAATGGAGCTGCCAGGCACCGTCGGCAAGAcctggatggtggtggtggtcgGGGGCGCGGGGGCAGCCTGGGGCAGGAGCGTGATGCCTACTTGGGTTAGCGGCTGCACAGCAGGTGCGGCTGCTGCTGGGGCAGGGCTCTTGGGAGGGTTGGCAGGCACAGATGGGACCGGATTGGGCGTAGGGGAGGTGGCAGTAGCGGCCGTGGCAGGAATGTCATATTTCTGGAGCTGGAGAAGGTAGCTGTCGGCTGTTGCCACTGCCCCCCAGCTCACCTCCAGGGAGTTGGTGTTGGCGCGTACCAGCTGTACtcgggctgggggtggtggctttTCTGTGGGAGAACGCAGTTGGTGAGAAGGGGTGGGAGGCTGCGGGAGGAGGGGGGTCGCCTGGGCTGGGCCTACCTGTCTCTAGGTACCAGAGGTCCTTGCAGCAGACCTGGTTGTTCCAGGCCTTGCGGTAGCCGTCACGCCCACTCCAAATGTACAAGCGAGTGTTGATGGCGACTGCGCAGTGGCCAGCCCGAGCGCGGGGGATGTTGTCCTCCAGTGTATCCATCAGGATGGTCTCCCAGGCCATGGTATCTGGGGGAGGGCAGACAGGGGAGGTCAGCAGGGAGGATGGAGAAAACCCGCCACCCCTGGTTGCCCTTGGTTCTTTTGTTGTCAAGGATGGGAATTAAAATCGAGAAGTTATTGgattattacattaaaaacaacaaaacaaagaaaccctTTGTGGCAAAAagcaacacaaaaaataaaattacaaaccaCCAATGGCCAACTAAGAAAACCACGAGAAACACAGTCAGAGGTTTACCTCCTTGCCCGTTAAGGAACACTACAACTCACAGAAAGAGACGGCAACGGGGAAGGCGGTTTAGGGAAAACGTGATagaaaaatcttaagaaaaaacacacaccctcacacagaAGAAATCTAAACTTCAGCCACTGGCGCCAGGGATTTTGATTTTTGGGCCTGCAGCAGCTGGGGCTCAAGGTGACCCGGAGGGGAGCTTCGGCCACCCATCAGGCTTGGCAAAGAGTGGCCTGACCATTCCGTGAGGGTACCACCAGAGGTGCCTATGTGGGCACAGCCTCTGTGCAGGGCAGTTCAGCTGCATCGGACAGCAACCGTACTTCTAGGTTTTCACCCCTAGGATATACACTTGCACACAGGTGGAGACGGTGCAAGGATACTCACGGAGCGGCGCCTGTACAAGTTACAGCAGCACAACCGCAACTCGAAGGAGGCTGCTGCGGGGCAGGGATGTGGAGTGATCTCCAAGATACGGCGGATGAGAAAGGCCAGGTGCGGCCCTGCGTGCGCCAGGCtgccattgtttctttttaaagggaCCTATAGCTAATGCTCGGATATGAAGAGCCCCTGCAGGGTGGACAGGAAACCACCCATATGGCTGCCTCTGAGAAGCAGAaccaggaggaaggagggaggcccTGTGCTGTAGAGGCTTTTGCACTTCTGGATGTTGGGCCATTTGGATGGAGAGCTCATTCAAAAAACTCAAGAGGCAGAACATTGCTTCAGAGAGCTCTGCCCAATGGATCCTTCCAGTGTATTCGAAAGGGAGCCGTGGGCCCAGCTTGCTCCCCGCACACCCCACACAGCTCTTAGGCTGGGAAGGGCCGGCCTCCTGCAGCCTCCCACAGGCCACTCGGAGCCCGAGGAGGCCATACCCAGGTTGAGACAAGCCAGCGTGTTGGTACACTTCCACTCCTTCTCGTGTGTGGCCACTTTGACGTCATCCATGACGAGAGGCACCCAGCCACCAAACACGTACATTCTGGGAGtgaggagggaagagtgggaaaggATTGTAGAGTTGGTGCCAAGCTAGAGGCCACCTCTGCTACCCCAGTTCTAGAGCTCGGTCCTCTGGCTCTCCCCAGGAGAGTCCCCAACGATGCATGAAGCCTCCTGATGTGGCCCTCTCCTGCCTGGTGGCTCAGCCCTCTGGAGAACTGTGTCACCTCTACCACATAAAAGTGCCGTTCGGCTCATTTAAAGCTCACCTTCCTGTCCACAGTTCCTAGGTTCCCTTTAGGACCTGGGCATTCACAAAGACACCCAGGTGCTTGCACAGAGGACCTATAACACTCTGCACCCGATGGGGCGGAGCCTCACAGGCCCAGGGAGGGTCTCAGACTCAGCTTGTGTGTGGCCCTCTCCCCCCTGAATCTGTCTTTCCTTGGTCCCCCAGGGTCGTAATGGAAAAATAGGGCTGCCGAATGCCAGCCCAGCCAGAAAGAGGCATCCTCAGGCCTTAGGGTCTGACAGGACAAAACTGAGTGAGAGCCCTTCGGGGGAGGGGCCACGCCAGCCTAGAGAAGAGAGATGCAGGCGAGCAGCCACTCACTTATTTCCGATGGTGGTTGCCGAGTGGAGACTGCGAGGAAGAGGCGCCACCCCGCTGAGACTGGGCTTATTCCACGTCAGTGTGTCTGCAGAGAGACGGAGGAGAAAGGGTTACACAAGCTAGACTGCACACAGGCCGTTCCCTGGATTCAAGCTAGCTCAGGAAGGTAGGATCTGTCTCAGTAAGAGAATTCCATCCCTGGCTTCCCTACAGCCCATGGCAGGCCCTCTGATTGTTGTCATGGTAGCTAGATTCCCGTGTTACCCAGGCAGTTTTGACCAGCCTAGCAATAGCGCTCCTTCAGTACATCCTGAACGCCTGCCTTGAGCCAGCACTGCACTCTGTGCTGGGGGAGGAGTGGTGAGCGCACCCTGAACTCTCCATGAAATACGTTCACTGCCATAACCACCTTAGGCTACAGACATTTTGGCAAACACTGTTGGAAATTTCTCTCACAGGAAACTGTTTCTTTGGAGTGCCGACTCTGATCTATAGGACAACATCGGCATCTCCTCTCTCCCAGTGGAAGAGGCCTCTGGAGATCCACAGTTAGCAATCTTCCCCAACCACTCCTGATACCACCACCTGGTGACCTGCCCAAGCAGTCCCCGAAGGCCTCATGGTTTACCGCCATCCAATGGTACCACAGCAGTCAGACCAGGATGCAGCACTCCACACACAGTCTGACCACTGACGAGTCAAGAGGGACTAACGCTACCAAGATCCAGATAGTTCCATTCTAGAAAGCCTTACTGTCTTATTCTCTTCTAGGCCCACAGACCAACACAGCCCACTGAGCCAGCACAGGGCAGAGATAACAACCCCAAACCTAGGGACGATGCAGGGTTCCCCACCCTGGCCCACCATGACAAGAGGAAAGTACAAAGTGGTACGTTCCAGCTCCCTACGAGCCCCACCTCACCATACAACAGCGCCACCCATGGGGCCAGCCAAGAGGCAGACCCACTTTGTCCCACGGCTGCTGGGGTGCTACCATCCTGCTCACCAATGTCTAGGGTCCACAGGTCCCCCAGCCTGCAGCCACTCATCCCGCCGTAGATCACCAGCTTGGACTTCTTGTTGTCTTTCTCGGTGTAGACCACGGCAGTATGTGACTCCCGGGGTGGTGGTAGGACCCCATAAGTGATGGGGATATCCCAGGCTACCACTCCGGAGCCTGGCCGTAATTCCAGGATATATAAGTCATTCAGGTACCTGACAAGGAAAAATCAGTTACAGCAAGTCTCAACTCCTCACGCCAGAGGCTTCGCTGGATGGCTATCAGTGAGTGGCGGCCTCCCCAGCACACAAAGGGGCTAGGGCCATGGGAGCTCTGAAGTTCTGCTCCAGCTCTTGAGGCAGGGGCTGCCAGAAGCTCCCTAGCATGAATCCAGTTGGAACAGGGGACAGGGTGGATGAGGCTGCACAGCAGCCCTGAGTCCAGATCCAACAGCAGGCCCCCACCATGCACACAAAGCTGGGCATTATACGAGGGCTGCACAGAGCAAGAGGGGGCGCCAGCTTGGGACTACCTCCAGACAAAGAGTCCTTGGCCACGGGCCTTGGAAAATACCCATCAGGAAACTTGTAGGCAGCGGAGGCCGACAAGGAACGCGAGCAGCTCTAAGCCGAGTCTGAGAGCTGGGCCAGCCCAAAGCAAAGTGGCTTCCACCTCCGGCTTGGCCCTTCTCCCACGAGGCCTGCTCAGGGTCAGTAGTGATTCTGGAGCCTGAAAGCTCCTGAGAGGGCATCTGGTGCTGCTCTCTCATTTACAACCCACCACGACAAAGGGACCCAGCTGCGGAGCTCTGCTGTGCACATTCTTTAGGACACCACAGAGCCCTGTGCATGTGAGAGCACACCCATCCGGGGGGTTCCACAGAGAAAAGGACCAAGCCTCACCTCGGAATGTTGTTCTTTGGGTCCTCGCTATCATTGGCCAGACCCCCAAACAGGTAGCATTTGTTGCCCACAAGGGAGAAGCTGTGCCCGAGCCGAGGACATGGAGGGGGCCCGTTTTTGGGCGTCTTTGCTTTGAGTCTCTTCCACTCCCACCGGCTCGCCTGCAAAATCAAGACCTGGAGACTGAACCGTGGGATGAGAAGGCCACCACCGGGGGCCCAGGGCAACTTGTGGTGGAGGAGGAAATGGCTGAGGGTGAGTTAGGGGCCTTGCTGGAGCAAGAAGGTCCTGGGTGTTGGGCCCTGCCTTCTCCTGAGGTGGGCCAAGTTCAGAGCGGCCTTGGCAGACTCTCAAGCATCCCTTCCACCTCCCACTTGCCTCAACCCTGAAGCTACTACCATCAGGTCACGTGAGGCcaaggagacagagtgagaacctggaGTTGCTTTACCTGGAGCTCGTAGAGGTCATTGCTGTATTTTCCATACTCCACCATCCCGCCAAACACCAGGAGGCGAGTCCCGTCACACACGAAGCCATAGGCTGCACACCCAGGGGGAATGTCCCCCCTCACGGCTGGGATGAACCACTGGTTGGTTGCTGGGGAACAGAAGGAGGCAGAAGTCAGAACACCCAGGAGCCCCATTCCTCTCATTCCCCAAATCTGCCAGCCGTCAAGCTTGGTGAGAGGGGCTGGGCCAGCACCATTCCTGCAGGCGCTCTAGCAACTCCAGCCGCGCTACCTGGGCCATTTTCCAAACCCCTCGACTTCAGGCCACTGCAAAACAGCCTGTGACTACCCTGCTTCTAGCCAAGGTCATCTTAATGAGCGGGAAGTTACTGTGCAAGATCCCTCGTCAGCTAGCGGGGATCTAGCCCCTGCGTTCCTTCCCTAGCACTCAGTGATCAGACATGAACTTCTCCCCAAAATACCCTATTGGTGGGCCTGTGCTCCTCCTCCCTGGAGCCCACATTTTTGTCCCTTCATCACAGGATCAGGACAGCCAGAGCCCAGAGCAGCACTTTCAAGTGGCCAAAAACAGCGACCACTGCAGGCTGCGAAGGGCCACGGGGATGAGACCCAGCCTCTGCTCTGACCTCCTGGACCTCCTCTGGTACTCCTAGGTGATGGTCCACCAGCATCCCTCCCTGCCCCCGCTGCCACACCTATGCTACTCCAGAACATTCTTGCAAGCCAGAGGCGGCAGTCTCAGCAGAGCCGTGACAGAAGCTTCTCAAAAGCTCATGGGGGTTAGGAGACCACCAAGAAAGAGGGGAATCAGACCCTAGGCACTGCTTTGCTTCCACAGGATGTCACGGCCAGCCTTCAGCTGGGACCAGGCCCTTCCCTCATGTCCTCGAACTTGACTCCCCTCACACCTGGCAGGCCAGGGCTTCCCCGAAAACAACCTCCTATGAGGGGTCCCTCAGAGGATTTGCCACACTCTTTCCAGAAACCCCAAACTGGGGGCCAGGTGCAACATCGACTCGGTGCCCCTGAGCTGGCCTGGGTGAGATCTCGGCGAGCAGATGGCGGAAGGAGATGAGGCCCCTTCCACGTGACTCAAGATGCAAGATGGGTCCCCCAGGACATGACAGGGCATGGGGGGAATTCCTGTGGGGTGGGAACTGGGAAGGCTTCCACACAGGGATGCTGTGATATTGTGATATAACACAGACTATTCAGTTTGGTGGCCAAAAGTGTGAGAccatagaagagaaaaaacaaagtgtTTTTTTCCGTATTCAGGTGTGCACCCGGGGCCAGGCGGCTGGCCATGGTTGGGAATGCAcgccccactgcactctggtcccacccagtctcacgctgtcacccccAGGGCTCAGTGCAGAACTGTGTGCAAGGCTAGCCCTCATCCAAAGCACAACTCCCAGCATGGGTAGcacagggagaccccgtctctacaaataattttaaaacattggctgagtgtggtggcatacacttgtggtcctagctactcaagaggctgaggcgggaggactgcctgagcctcagagttcgaggctgcagtgagctgagacggcaccaccgcatcccagcctgggcaacagagcaagacctaacctcaaaaacaaaaacaaaaacagaaaaacccccACAGCACAACTGTACCACCACCACTCCTCCCGAGGCAAGAACAGCCCCACCCTGCTCTTCAGCACCCACTCTGATGGTAGGCTTCGAGCAGGCTGACAGTCTCTGCAGCCATCCAGCTGAGTCACTGGGCCTCGGACATGCCAAGCACTAGAGCTCCCCTGCCATTTCCCTAAAGCAGAGGGGCAACACCTGTGCCACCCACGTGTGCAAGCTT
The sequence above is drawn from the Theropithecus gelada isolate Dixy chromosome X, Tgel_1.0, whole genome shotgun sequence genome and encodes:
- the HCFC1 gene encoding host cell factor 1 isoform X2, with amino-acid sequence MASAVSPANSPAVLLQPRWKRVVGWSGPVPRPRHGHRAVAIKELIVVFGGGNEGIVDELHVYNTATNQWFIPAVRGDIPPGCAAYGFVCDGTRLLVFGGMVEYGKYSNDLYELQASRWEWKRLKAKTPKNGPPPCPRLGHSFSLVGNKCYLFGGLANDSEDPKNNIPRYLNDLYILELRPGSGVVAWDIPITYGVLPPPRESHTAVVYTEKDNKKSKLVIYGGMSGCRLGDLWTLDIDTLTWNKPSLSGVAPLPRSLHSATTIGNKMYVFGGWVPLVMDDVKVATHEKEWKCTNTLACLNLDTMAWETILMDTLEDNIPRARAGHCAVAINTRLYIWSGRDGYRKAWNNQVCCKDLWYLETEKPPPPARVQLVRANTNSLEVSWGAVATADSYLLQLQKYDIPATAATATSPTPNPVPSVPANPPKSPAPAAAAPAVQPLTQVGITLLPQAAPAPPTTTTIQVLPTVPGSSISVPTAARTQGVPAVLKVTGPQATTGTPLVTMRPTSQAGKAPVTVTSLPAGVRMVVPTQSAQGTVIGSSPQMSGMAALAAAAAATQKIPPSSAPTVLSVPAGTTIVKTMAVTPGTTTLPATVKVASSPVMVSNPATRMLKTAAAQVGTSVSSATNTSTRPIITVHKSGTVTVAQQAQVVTTVVGGVTKTITLVKSPISVPGGSALISNLGKVMSVVQTKPVQTSAVTGQASTGPVTQIIQTKGPLPAGTILKLVTSADGKPTTIITTTQASGAGTKPTILGISSVSPSTTKPGTTTIIKTIPMSAIITQAGATGVTSSPGIKSPITIITTKVMTSGTGAPAKIITAVPKIATGHGQQGVTQVVLKGAPGQPGTILRTVPMGGVRLVTPVTVSAVKPAVTTLVVKGTTGVTTLGTVTGTVSTSLAGAGGHSTSASLATPITTLGTIATLSSQVINPTAITVSAAQTTLTAAGGLTTPTITMQPVSQPTQVTLITAPSGVEAQPVHDLPVSILASPTTEQPTATVTIADSGQGDVQPGTVTLVCSNPPCETHETGTTNTATTTVVANLGGHPQPTQVQFVCDRQEAAASLVTSTVGQQNGSVVRVCSNPPCETHETGTTNTATTATSNMAGQHGCSNPPCETHETGTTNTATTAMSSVGANHQRDARRACAAGTPAVIRISVATGALEAAQGSKPQCQTRQTSTTSTTMTVMATGAPCSAGPLLGPSMAREPGGRGPAFVQLAPLSSKVRLSSPGSKDLPAGRHSHVANTTAMARSSMGAGEPRTAPACESLQGGSPSTTVTVTALEALLCPSATVTQVCSNPPCETHETGTTNTATTSNAGSAQRVCSNPPCETHETGTTHTATTATSNGGTGQPEGGQQPPAGHPCETHQTTSTGTTMSVSMGALLPDATSSHRTLESGLEVAAAPSVTPQAGTALLAPFPTQRVCSNPPCETHETGTTHTATTVTSNMSSNQDPPPAASDQGEVESTQGDSVNITSSSAITTTVSSTLTRAVTTVTQSTPVPGPSVPKISSMTETAPRALTTEVPIPAKITVTIANTETSDMPFSAVDILQPPEELQVSPGPRQQLPPRQLLQSASTALMGESTEVLSASQTPELPAAVDLSSTGEPSSGQESASSAVVATVVVQPPPPAQSEVDQLSLPQELMAEAQAGTTTLMVTGLTPEELAVTAAAEAAAQAAATEEAQALAIQAVLQAAQQAVMGTGEPMDTSEAAATVTQAELGHLSAEGQEGQATTIPIVLTQQELAALVQQQQLQEAQAQQQHHHLPTEALAPADSLNDPAIESNCLNELAGTVPSTVALLPSTATESLAPSNTFVAPQPVVVASPAKLQAAATLTEVANGIESLGVKPDLPPPPSKAPMKKENQWFDVGVIKGTNVMVTHYFLPPDDAVPSDDDSGTVPDYNQLKKQELQPGTAYKFRVAGINACGRGPFSEISAFKTCLPGFPGAPCAIKISKSPDGAHLTWEPPSVTSGKIIEYSVYLAIQSSQAGGELKSSTPAQLAFMRVYCGPSPSCLVQSSSLSNAHIDYTTKPAIIFRIAARNEKGYGPATQVRWLQETSKDSSGTKPANKRPMSSPEMKSAPKKSKADGQ